The following coding sequences lie in one Burkholderia cepacia genomic window:
- the msrP gene encoding protein-methionine-sulfoxide reductase catalytic subunit MsrP has translation MWIKRPLRNVLTGGDISPGEITPRTVFENRRRVLQAAGLAAAGGLFGTSNAAFAAYASPDARAAKLAAKTNPKFVAADKVTPFKDITSYNNFYEFGTDKSDPAQNAGTLRPRPWRVSVEGEVLHPKVFDLDELLKLAPLEERVYRLRCVEGWSMVIPWIGVPLSELIKRVQPTGNAKYVQFVTLADPSQMPGLSTPVLDWPYSEGLRMDEAMNPLTLLTMGVYGQVLPNQNGAPVRIVVPWKYGFKSAKSLVKIRFVDKEPKTSWNTYASNEYGFYSNVNPNVDHPRWSQATERRIGEDGFFTPKRKTLMFNGYGDLVASMYQGMDLKKNF, from the coding sequence ATGTGGATCAAACGCCCTTTGCGGAACGTACTGACCGGCGGTGATATTTCGCCCGGCGAGATCACGCCGCGCACGGTATTCGAGAACCGGCGGCGCGTGTTGCAGGCGGCCGGCCTCGCGGCGGCAGGCGGCTTGTTTGGCACCAGCAACGCGGCATTCGCCGCGTATGCGTCGCCGGACGCGCGGGCGGCGAAGCTCGCGGCCAAGACGAACCCGAAATTCGTCGCCGCCGACAAGGTGACGCCGTTCAAGGACATCACCTCCTACAACAACTTCTACGAATTCGGCACCGACAAGAGCGACCCGGCGCAGAACGCCGGCACGCTGCGGCCGCGCCCGTGGCGCGTGAGCGTCGAGGGCGAGGTGCTGCACCCGAAGGTGTTCGATCTCGACGAACTGCTGAAGCTCGCACCGCTCGAGGAGCGCGTGTACCGGCTGCGCTGCGTCGAAGGGTGGTCGATGGTGATCCCGTGGATCGGCGTGCCGCTGTCCGAGCTGATCAAGCGCGTACAGCCGACCGGCAACGCGAAATACGTGCAGTTCGTCACGCTTGCCGACCCATCGCAGATGCCGGGCCTGTCGACGCCGGTGCTCGACTGGCCGTATTCGGAAGGGCTGCGGATGGACGAGGCGATGAACCCGCTGACGTTGCTGACGATGGGCGTCTACGGGCAAGTGCTGCCGAACCAGAACGGTGCGCCGGTGCGGATCGTCGTGCCGTGGAAGTATGGTTTCAAGAGCGCGAAGTCGCTCGTGAAGATCCGCTTCGTCGACAAAGAGCCGAAGACGAGCTGGAACACCTACGCATCGAACGAGTACGGCTTCTATTCGAACGTGAACCCGAACGTCGATCATCCACGCTGGAGCCAGGCGACTGAGCGGCGCATCGGCGAGGACGGTTTCTTCACGCCGAAGCGCAAGACACTGATGTTCAACGGCTACGGCGATCTCGTCGCGTCGATGTATCAGGGCATGGACCTGAAGAAGAACTTCTGA
- the cyaY gene encoding iron donor protein CyaY has product MSDTEYLTRAEAVLMAVERTVDTANDGDHDIDLERNGSVLTLTFENGSKIIVNLQPPMKEVWIAAKAGGFHYRFIDGEWRDTRTGTEFFSALTEYATQQAGLPITFSM; this is encoded by the coding sequence ATGTCCGATACCGAATACCTGACCCGTGCCGAGGCCGTGCTGATGGCCGTCGAGCGTACCGTCGACACCGCGAACGATGGCGACCACGACATCGATCTGGAGCGTAACGGCAGCGTCCTGACGCTGACGTTCGAGAACGGCTCGAAGATCATCGTCAACCTGCAACCACCGATGAAGGAAGTGTGGATCGCCGCGAAGGCGGGCGGATTCCACTACCGTTTCATCGACGGAGAATGGCGCGACACGCGCACGGGCACCGAGTTCTTCTCGGCGCTCACCGAATACGCGACCCAGCAGGCCGGCCTGCCGATCACGTTCAGCATGTGA
- the lptM gene encoding LPS translocon maturation chaperone LptM: MRVVFRMSAIVAALAILAGCGQSGALYLPTVPPMPKPLQQQNTPPSDVKPTDENASSDDTPDTSGSPLMLSPELSSGASAVPAPASSPAAK; encoded by the coding sequence ATGCGAGTCGTTTTCCGGATGAGCGCGATTGTAGCGGCTTTGGCGATTCTTGCCGGCTGCGGTCAAAGCGGCGCGCTCTATCTGCCCACCGTGCCTCCGATGCCCAAGCCACTCCAGCAGCAGAATACGCCGCCGTCGGACGTGAAACCGACCGATGAAAACGCATCGTCCGACGACACACCCGACACGTCGGGCTCGCCGCTGATGCTGTCGCCCGAGTTGTCGAGCGGCGCATCGGCCGTGCCCGCACCGGCATCGAGCCCGGCCGCGAAGTAA
- the msrQ gene encoding protein-methionine-sulfoxide reductase heme-binding subunit MsrQ, with the protein MPPSTLTPARAAGAGSAARTTRAGAVRPAAPRWLVPAKVLVFTAGLYPLARLVLFGLTDRLGANPIEFITRSTGLWTLVLLCITLAVTPLRRMTGFAALLRFRRTIGLFAFFYATLHFTTYLWFDKWFDVVAILKDVGKRPFITVGFAAFVLLIPLAATSTRAMVRRLGRHWATLHRAIYAVALFGVLHFWWMRAGKHNLAQPKLYAAVVAVLLGWRLIAWGWRRVRA; encoded by the coding sequence ATGCCTCCTTCGACGCTCACGCCCGCGCGTGCAGCCGGCGCCGGATCTGCCGCACGCACGACGCGGGCCGGTGCAGTCCGTCCCGCCGCGCCGCGCTGGCTCGTGCCGGCCAAGGTGCTGGTGTTCACGGCCGGTCTGTATCCGCTCGCGCGTCTCGTGCTGTTCGGGCTGACTGACCGGCTCGGCGCGAATCCGATCGAATTCATCACGCGTTCGACGGGCCTCTGGACGCTCGTCTTGTTGTGCATCACGCTCGCCGTCACGCCGTTGCGGCGCATGACGGGGTTCGCCGCGCTGCTGCGTTTTCGCAGGACGATCGGGCTGTTCGCGTTCTTTTACGCGACGCTGCACTTCACGACCTACCTGTGGTTCGACAAGTGGTTCGACGTCGTCGCGATCCTGAAGGACGTCGGCAAGCGCCCGTTCATCACGGTCGGCTTCGCCGCGTTCGTGCTGCTGATCCCGCTCGCCGCGACGTCGACGCGCGCGATGGTGCGCCGGCTCGGCCGCCACTGGGCGACGCTGCATCGCGCGATCTACGCGGTCGCACTGTTCGGTGTGCTGCACTTCTGGTGGATGCGGGCCGGCAAGCACAATCTCGCGCAGCCGAAGCTTTACGCGGCGGTCGTCGCCGTGCTGCTCGGTTGGCGGCTGATCGCGTGGGGATGGCGGCGCGTGCGCGCATGA
- the ccsB gene encoding c-type cytochrome biogenesis protein CcsB: MDLTQVSSSRAASAQAPVSSPLFDDRPFLARLSLFDWLFALALVVGAGYALVHYNAHMDYYDKAVMIGTVPALVTLGWRWKPARLMMASIAVLSLLSIQIYQGDLARADSAFFLKYFLSSQSAILWMSALFVLATIFYWIGLLARSETGAAIGQKLTWVAVLMGFTGLMVRWYESYLIGADVGHIPVSNLYEVFVLFSLITALLYLYYEGHYGTRSLGAFVLLVISAAVGFLMWYSVARDAQQIQPLVPALQSWWMKIHVPANFIGYGSFALSAMVSVAYLMKERGVLADRLPTLEVLDDVMYKSIAVGFAFFTIATILGALWAAEAWGGYWSWDPKETWALIVWLNYAAWLHMRLMKGLRGAVAAWWALTGLLVTTFAFLGVNMFLSGLHSYGKL, from the coding sequence ATGGATCTCACGCAAGTTTCCTCTTCCCGTGCGGCGTCGGCCCAGGCGCCGGTTTCGTCGCCGCTGTTCGACGACCGTCCTTTCCTCGCGCGCCTGTCGCTGTTCGACTGGCTGTTCGCACTGGCGCTCGTGGTGGGCGCGGGCTATGCGCTCGTGCACTACAACGCGCACATGGATTACTACGACAAGGCGGTGATGATCGGCACCGTGCCGGCGCTCGTCACGCTCGGCTGGCGCTGGAAGCCCGCCCGGCTGATGATGGCGTCGATCGCCGTGCTGTCGCTGCTGTCGATCCAGATCTACCAGGGCGATCTCGCGCGCGCCGATTCGGCGTTCTTCCTCAAGTACTTCCTGTCGAGCCAGTCGGCGATCCTGTGGATGAGCGCGCTGTTCGTGCTCGCGACGATCTTCTACTGGATCGGCCTGCTCGCGCGCTCGGAAACGGGGGCGGCGATCGGCCAGAAGCTCACGTGGGTCGCCGTGCTGATGGGCTTCACGGGGCTGATGGTGCGCTGGTACGAGTCCTACCTGATCGGTGCGGACGTTGGCCACATCCCCGTGTCGAACCTCTATGAAGTGTTCGTCCTGTTCAGCCTGATCACCGCCCTGCTGTATCTGTATTACGAAGGCCACTACGGCACGCGTTCGCTCGGCGCGTTCGTGCTGCTGGTCATCAGCGCAGCCGTCGGCTTCCTGATGTGGTACTCGGTCGCGCGCGATGCGCAGCAGATCCAGCCGCTCGTGCCGGCGCTGCAAAGCTGGTGGATGAAGATCCACGTGCCGGCGAACTTCATCGGCTACGGAAGCTTCGCGCTGTCGGCGATGGTGTCGGTCGCGTACCTGATGAAGGAACGCGGCGTGCTTGCCGATCGCCTGCCGACGCTCGAAGTGCTCGATGACGTGATGTACAAGTCGATCGCGGTCGGTTTCGCGTTCTTCACGATTGCGACGATCCTCGGCGCATTGTGGGCAGCCGAGGCGTGGGGCGGCTACTGGAGCTGGGATCCGAAGGAAACCTGGGCGCTGATCGTGTGGCTGAACTACGCGGCGTGGCTGCACATGCGATTGATGAAGGGCCTGCGCGGCGCGGTCGCCGCCTGGTGGGCGCTCACGGGCCTGCTGGTCACGACGTTCGCGTTCCTCGGCGTCAACATGTTCCTGTCGGGGCTGCACAGCTACGGCAAGCTGTAA
- a CDS encoding competence protein ComA — protein sequence MAGRWVARFAQGRHRSTGIDVGADEVRVAVLSRRGRVADVRVEGLEREPVGLAGGPEDARWAAVARALAAAVARLTAADVRCDARGVMALHDDEIRTATLDLAGRHDIPDAARQAAERISGLAPGSFAFDWRQHGGARSGEIAVTVAPLALLERRIDVAAQAGIDLTAVDGESAAMLRALRYAAQFELDAQGAYAALWFCDSGVRGWRIDGSLAVPVFTLSGTLPEALPDALRRRALGAVRCVFVAGDERNIARFDTSVAEIGDVLGSAAVPFDCTGWDGRPCPPAGMPGGPAFAVAFGLALRGVWE from the coding sequence ATGGCGGGACGATGGGTAGCGCGATTTGCGCAGGGCAGGCATCGGTCGACGGGAATCGATGTCGGCGCGGACGAGGTGAGGGTGGCCGTGCTGAGCCGGCGCGGCCGGGTCGCGGATGTGCGGGTCGAGGGGCTGGAGCGGGAGCCGGTCGGGTTGGCGGGCGGGCCGGAAGACGCGCGCTGGGCCGCAGTCGCGCGTGCGCTGGCGGCAGCCGTCGCGCGGCTGACGGCGGCCGACGTGCGGTGCGACGCGCGTGGCGTGATGGCGCTGCACGATGACGAGATTCGTACGGCGACGCTCGACCTCGCCGGACGTCATGACATCCCGGACGCCGCGCGGCAGGCGGCCGAGCGTATCTCGGGGCTGGCGCCGGGCAGTTTCGCGTTCGACTGGCGGCAGCACGGCGGCGCGCGTTCCGGCGAGATCGCGGTGACCGTGGCCCCGCTGGCGCTGCTGGAGCGGCGGATCGACGTGGCGGCGCAGGCCGGTATCGACCTGACGGCGGTCGACGGCGAGTCGGCCGCCATGCTGCGCGCGTTGCGCTATGCGGCGCAGTTCGAACTCGACGCGCAAGGCGCCTACGCCGCGCTCTGGTTCTGCGACTCGGGTGTGCGCGGCTGGCGAATCGATGGGTCGTTGGCGGTTCCGGTGTTCACGCTGTCCGGCACGCTGCCGGAGGCGCTCCCCGATGCACTGCGCCGGCGCGCGCTCGGGGCCGTGCGGTGTGTGTTCGTCGCCGGGGACGAACGGAACATCGCGCGCTTCGATACGTCCGTCGCCGAGATTGGCGACGTGCTCGGCTCGGCGGCGGTGCCGTTCGACTGCACGGGCTGGGACGGGCGGCCGTGTCCGCCCGCCGGCATGCCGGGCGGCCCGGCATTCGCCGTTGCGTTCGGGCTGGCGTTGCGCGGGGTGTGGGAATGA